From Streptomyces sp. TLI_105, the proteins below share one genomic window:
- a CDS encoding glutamate-5-semialdehyde dehydrogenase, whose amino-acid sequence MTSLTPLDNLSPVTRAAYRARGAAAEIAPLPRAAKDDALLAIADALEVRTAEIVEANAVDIAKAREAGTSEAIIDRLTLTPERVRAIAADVRDVAALPDPVGEVVRGSTLPNGIDLRQIRVPLGVVGIIYEARPNVTVDAAALCLKSGNAVLLRGSSSAYASNTALVTVLRDAIGGAGLPADAIQLVPGESRESVHELMRARGLVDVLIPRGGASLIRTVVEESTVPVIETGTGNCHVYVDAQTDLDMAVDILINSKAQRVSVCNSAETLLVHQDVAEVFVPKALAALAEAGVTVHADERVLALAEGSKATVVPATPEDWETEYLSYDIAAAVVDSLDKAVEHIRMWSSGHTEAIVTTSQAAARRFTQLVDSTTVAVNASTRFTDGGQFGFGAEIGISTQKLHARGPMGLPELTSTKYIVTGDGHVR is encoded by the coding sequence ATGACCTCGCTCACGCCCCTCGACAACCTCTCCCCGGTCACCCGGGCCGCCTACCGGGCCCGTGGCGCCGCCGCCGAAATCGCGCCACTCCCGCGCGCGGCCAAGGACGACGCGCTCCTCGCGATCGCGGACGCCCTCGAAGTCCGCACCGCCGAGATCGTCGAAGCCAACGCCGTGGACATCGCCAAGGCCCGCGAAGCCGGGACCAGCGAGGCCATCATCGACCGTCTGACCCTCACCCCGGAGCGCGTCCGGGCCATCGCCGCCGACGTCCGTGACGTCGCCGCGCTGCCCGACCCCGTCGGCGAGGTCGTCCGCGGCTCGACCCTCCCCAACGGCATCGACCTCCGCCAGATCCGCGTCCCGCTCGGCGTCGTCGGCATCATCTACGAGGCCCGCCCCAACGTCACCGTCGACGCCGCCGCCCTCTGCCTCAAGTCCGGCAACGCCGTCCTGCTCCGCGGCTCCTCCTCCGCGTACGCCTCCAACACCGCCCTGGTGACCGTCCTGCGCGACGCCATCGGTGGCGCCGGACTCCCCGCCGACGCGATCCAGCTCGTCCCCGGCGAGTCCCGCGAGTCGGTCCACGAGCTGATGCGCGCCCGCGGCCTCGTCGACGTCCTCATCCCGCGCGGCGGAGCCTCCCTCATCCGCACCGTCGTCGAGGAGTCCACCGTCCCGGTCATCGAGACCGGCACCGGAAACTGCCACGTCTACGTCGACGCCCAGACCGATCTCGACATGGCCGTCGACATCCTGATCAACTCCAAGGCCCAGCGGGTCAGCGTCTGCAACTCCGCCGAGACCCTCCTCGTCCACCAGGACGTCGCCGAGGTCTTCGTGCCCAAGGCCCTCGCGGCCCTCGCCGAGGCCGGCGTCACCGTCCACGCCGACGAGCGGGTCCTCGCCCTCGCCGAGGGCTCCAAGGCCACCGTCGTCCCGGCCACGCCCGAGGACTGGGAGACCGAGTACCTCTCGTACGACATCGCCGCCGCCGTCGTCGACTCCCTCGACAAGGCCGTCGAGCACATCCGGATGTGGTCCTCCGGCCACACCGAGGCCATCGTCACCACCTCGCAGGCCGCGGCCCGCCGCTTCACCCAGCTGGTCGACTCCACCACGGTCGCCGTGAACGCCTCCACCCGCTTCACGGACGGCGGCCAGTTCGGCTTCGGCGCCGAGATCGGCATCTCCACCCAGAAGCTGCACGCCCGGGGCCCCATGGGCCTTCCGGAGCTGACCTCGACCAAGTACATCGTCACCGGTGACGGTCACGTGCGGTAA
- a CDS encoding histidine phosphatase family protein gives MSATKGGSGRRIVLWRHGQTSWNLERRFQGSTDIELTETGVAQARRAARLLAALKPDAIVASDLKRAAATAAELASITGHAVAHDSALRETYAGEWQGLTHDEIVARYGEQYAAWKRGEPVRRGGGELETEVADRAAPVVLEHADKLPEDGTLVVVSHGGTIRTTIGRLLGLEARHWESLGGLSNCCWSVLGEGARGWRLMEHNAGTLPEPVLGDDD, from the coding sequence CTGAGCGCCACCAAGGGCGGCAGCGGCCGCCGCATCGTCCTCTGGCGCCACGGCCAGACCTCCTGGAACCTGGAGCGCCGCTTCCAGGGCTCGACCGACATCGAGCTGACGGAGACCGGCGTCGCCCAGGCGCGCCGGGCCGCACGGTTGCTCGCCGCGCTCAAGCCGGACGCCATCGTGGCCTCCGACCTGAAGCGGGCGGCGGCCACCGCCGCGGAGCTCGCGTCGATCACCGGCCACGCCGTCGCCCACGACTCCGCCCTGCGCGAGACGTACGCGGGGGAGTGGCAGGGGCTGACCCACGACGAGATCGTCGCGCGGTACGGCGAGCAGTACGCCGCCTGGAAGCGCGGCGAACCCGTGCGCCGGGGCGGCGGCGAGCTGGAGACCGAGGTGGCCGACCGGGCCGCCCCGGTGGTCCTGGAGCACGCCGACAAGCTCCCCGAGGACGGCACGCTCGTCGTGGTCAGCCACGGCGGCACCATCCGCACCACCATCGGCCGGCTCCTGGGCCTGGAGGCCCGGCACTGGGAGAGCCTGGGCGGGCTCTCCAACTGCTGCTGGTCGGTGCTCGGCGAGGGCGCGCGCGGCTGGCGCCTGATGGAGCACAACGCCGGCACGCTGCCCGAGCCGGTCCTCGGCGACGACGACTGA
- a CDS encoding helix-turn-helix transcriptional regulator: MTIVAALPTQRRRRPELAAFLRSRRARVTPEDVGMPPGLRRRTPGLRREEVAQLSGVGVTWYTWLEQGRPINASAQVLDAVARTLRLDRPEREHLYHLAEVPYAPDRPAPDIPEVSPEIQGILDALDPLPAVLYNARYDVLATNALYERLLMQDGPGLDTGPFGIRNVLWALFSVPGPKCPVVDRKRELPLMVAQLRGAYGRHVGEPEWEEFVRRLAEASPEFARLWRSGDVVPPGTRVKVFRHDLTGEIRLTSVSLSVNGMPECRIVTYTPSDEESRRRIAILRTMDETQTMDEVQTM, from the coding sequence GTGACGATTGTGGCAGCGCTACCGACGCAGCGTCGACGACGACCGGAACTTGCCGCGTTCCTGCGCAGCCGCCGGGCCAGGGTGACCCCGGAGGACGTGGGCATGCCGCCGGGACTCCGCCGGCGCACACCGGGGCTGCGCCGCGAGGAGGTCGCCCAGCTCTCCGGCGTCGGCGTCACCTGGTACACCTGGCTGGAGCAGGGCCGGCCGATCAACGCCTCCGCGCAGGTCCTCGACGCGGTGGCCCGTACCCTCCGCCTCGACCGGCCGGAGCGCGAGCACCTCTACCACCTCGCCGAAGTGCCGTACGCCCCGGACCGACCGGCCCCTGACATCCCGGAGGTGAGTCCGGAGATCCAGGGGATCCTCGACGCCCTGGACCCGCTCCCGGCGGTGCTCTACAACGCGCGGTACGACGTGCTCGCGACCAACGCCCTGTACGAGCGGCTCCTGATGCAGGACGGACCGGGCCTGGACACCGGCCCGTTCGGCATACGCAACGTTCTCTGGGCGCTGTTCAGCGTGCCGGGGCCGAAGTGCCCGGTGGTCGACCGGAAGCGGGAGCTGCCGCTGATGGTGGCCCAGCTGCGGGGGGCGTACGGCCGCCATGTCGGCGAGCCCGAGTGGGAGGAGTTCGTACGGCGTCTCGCGGAGGCCAGCCCGGAGTTCGCCCGCCTCTGGCGCAGCGGTGACGTGGTCCCGCCGGGGACCCGGGTGAAGGTCTTCCGGCACGATCTGACGGGTGAGATCCGGCTGACCTCGGTCTCCCTCTCGGTCAACGGGATGCCGGAGTGCCGGATCGTGACGTACACACCGAGCGACGAGGAGAGCCGCCGGCGGATCGCGATCCTGCGGACCATGGACGAAACGCAGACCATGGACGAAGTGCAGACCATGTGA
- the rsfS gene encoding ribosome silencing factor, translating into MTATDRSIELVKTAAQAAADRLAHDIIAYDVSDVLSITDAFLLASAPNDRQVKSIVDEIEERLLKELGAKPVRREGDRDARWILLDYVDIVVHVQHSEERVFYALERLWKDCPELDLPEDAVNTRGKAAEHAALTGADIEAGSGLPEGPDGELS; encoded by the coding sequence GTGACCGCCACGGACCGTTCCATCGAGCTCGTCAAGACCGCCGCCCAGGCGGCCGCCGACCGGCTCGCGCACGACATCATCGCGTACGACGTCAGCGACGTGCTGTCGATCACCGACGCCTTCCTGCTCGCCTCCGCCCCCAACGACCGCCAGGTCAAGTCGATCGTCGACGAGATCGAGGAGCGGCTGCTCAAGGAGCTCGGCGCCAAGCCGGTCCGCCGTGAGGGCGACCGCGACGCGCGCTGGATCCTCCTGGACTACGTCGACATCGTCGTCCACGTCCAGCACAGCGAGGAGCGGGTCTTCTACGCCCTCGAGCGGCTGTGGAAGGACTGCCCCGAGCTCGACCTGCCCGAGGACGCCGTGAACACCCGCGGCAAGGCCGCCGAGCACGCCGCCCTGACCGGCGCCGACATCGAGGCCGGCTCCGGCCTTCCCGAAGGACCGGACGGTGAGCTGAGCTGA
- a CDS encoding glycosyltransferase 87 family protein, whose amino-acid sequence MSVSVLSRTRARPWPLVTAAAVCLLSFTAFWVAQRLAHVNMLDVMVYRAEGETVRAGGDLYAMRATSANLGMTYPPFAALLFVPLTLVGVPLMRTLTTAGNLLLVVALVQLSLQLVRPSLSRTDLWRTTLWVAAVVVWCEPVWTTLRYGQINLLIAVAVLWDLTRREGSRRAGLGVGLATAVKLTPGLFVVLLLAAGLLLWRRDRGMNQWLRTALTATGVFLGTTLAVALALPADSKRFWTETLFETGRVGFAEETANQSIRGVLARLMHTDDPGMWWAVTAAVLGGAAMVLAVRAAVRGDKAVAVVVCAFTALMISPISWSHHWVWCVPLLILLADRATRAWPVTGAVALAFASFALWWVPHDPGRPELDQNAGQMLLSAIYPLTATALLVGYALTLRRQAVAKE is encoded by the coding sequence GTGTCCGTCTCCGTGCTCTCCCGAACCCGCGCCCGGCCGTGGCCCCTGGTCACCGCCGCGGCGGTCTGTCTGCTCTCGTTCACGGCCTTCTGGGTGGCGCAACGCCTCGCCCACGTGAACATGCTCGACGTGATGGTCTACCGGGCCGAGGGCGAAACGGTCCGGGCCGGCGGCGACCTGTACGCGATGCGCGCGACCTCGGCGAACCTCGGCATGACCTACCCGCCCTTCGCGGCGCTTCTGTTCGTCCCGCTCACCCTGGTGGGCGTCCCGCTGATGCGGACGCTCACGACGGCGGGGAACCTGCTCCTGGTGGTCGCCCTGGTGCAGCTGTCGCTCCAGCTGGTCCGCCCCTCGCTGTCGCGTACGGACCTGTGGCGCACCACACTGTGGGTCGCCGCCGTCGTGGTCTGGTGCGAGCCGGTGTGGACGACCCTGCGGTACGGCCAGATCAACCTGCTCATAGCGGTGGCGGTGCTGTGGGACCTCACCCGCCGCGAGGGCAGCCGCCGGGCCGGCCTGGGCGTCGGCCTGGCGACCGCGGTGAAGCTCACCCCGGGGCTCTTCGTGGTCCTCCTGCTCGCCGCGGGTCTGCTGCTGTGGCGCCGGGACCGGGGCATGAACCAGTGGCTGCGCACGGCACTGACGGCGACCGGGGTGTTCCTCGGGACGACGCTGGCCGTGGCGCTCGCCCTGCCCGCGGACTCGAAGCGGTTCTGGACGGAGACCCTGTTCGAGACCGGCCGGGTCGGCTTCGCCGAGGAGACCGCCAACCAGTCGATCCGCGGGGTCCTGGCCCGGCTGATGCACACGGACGACCCGGGCATGTGGTGGGCGGTGACGGCGGCCGTCCTGGGCGGCGCGGCGATGGTGCTCGCGGTACGGGCGGCGGTGCGCGGCGACAAGGCGGTGGCCGTGGTCGTCTGCGCGTTCACGGCGCTGATGATCAGCCCGATCTCGTGGTCCCATCACTGGGTCTGGTGCGTGCCCCTGCTGATCCTGCTCGCGGACCGCGCCACGCGCGCGTGGCCGGTGACGGGGGCGGTGGCGCTGGCCTTCGCCTCGTTCGCGCTGTGGTGGGTCCCGCACGACCCGGGGCGCCCCGAACTGGACCAGAACGCGGGGCAGATGCTGCTGTCGGCGATCTACCCGCTGACGGCAACGGCGCTGCTCGTGGGATACGCGCTGACGCTGCGACGTCAGGCCGTCGCGAAGGAGTAG
- a CDS encoding M48 family metallopeptidase codes for MTENDQGNVPSRQRKRFPGISSRAYEHPADRSALVALRKLSGFDTAFKALSGLLPERSLRLLYLSDSVRVSDAQFSHLNDMLRDACYILDLEKVPPMYVTQDPKPNAMCIGLDEPIIVVTTGLVELLDEEEMRAVVGHEVGHALSGHAVYRTVLLFLTNLALKIAWIPLGTVAITAIVTALREWFRKSELSADRAGLLVGQDVQASMRGLMKIAGGNHLHEMNVDAFLAQADEYEKAGDLRDSVLKILNVLPRSHPFTTVRAAELKKWSESRDFQRIMDGHYPKRSEDKDTSVTDSFRESAGHYADTVRTSKDPLMKLVGDIAGGAGDLAGDLGGRLRNRFGGGQGQKTDGGPARDGKGTGGEAGDGTTGDGAGDGQSEG; via the coding sequence ATGACCGAGAACGACCAGGGGAACGTGCCGAGCAGGCAGCGGAAGCGGTTCCCCGGCATCTCCTCGCGGGCCTACGAGCATCCGGCCGATCGCTCGGCCCTCGTGGCGCTGCGGAAGCTCAGCGGCTTCGACACGGCCTTCAAGGCGCTCAGCGGACTGCTGCCGGAGCGCAGCCTGCGACTCCTCTACCTCTCGGACTCCGTCCGGGTGAGCGACGCGCAGTTCAGCCACCTCAACGACATGCTGAGGGACGCCTGTTACATCCTGGACCTGGAGAAGGTCCCGCCGATGTACGTCACCCAGGACCCGAAGCCCAACGCGATGTGCATCGGCCTGGACGAGCCGATCATCGTGGTCACCACCGGTCTGGTGGAGCTCCTCGACGAGGAGGAGATGCGGGCGGTCGTCGGCCACGAGGTCGGACACGCGCTCTCCGGGCACGCCGTGTACCGCACGGTCCTGCTCTTCCTTACCAACCTCGCGCTCAAGATCGCCTGGATCCCGCTGGGCACGGTCGCGATCACGGCCATCGTGACGGCGCTGCGCGAATGGTTCCGCAAGTCGGAGCTCTCCGCCGACCGGGCCGGCCTCCTCGTCGGCCAGGACGTGCAGGCCTCGATGCGCGGCCTGATGAAGATCGCCGGCGGCAACCACCTGCACGAGATGAACGTGGACGCGTTCCTCGCCCAGGCCGACGAGTACGAGAAGGCCGGAGACCTGCGGGACTCGGTCCTGAAGATCCTCAACGTGCTGCCGCGCTCGCACCCCTTCACCACCGTCCGGGCGGCGGAGCTGAAGAAGTGGTCGGAGAGCCGCGACTTCCAGCGGATCATGGACGGGCACTACCCGAAGCGCTCGGAGGACAAGGACACCTCGGTCACGGACTCCTTCCGCGAGTCGGCCGGGCACTACGCCGACACGGTGCGGACCAGCAAGGATCCCCTGATGAAGCTGGTCGGGGACATAGCCGGCGGCGCCGGTGACCTGGCGGGCGATCTGGGCGGACGGCTGCGCAACCGGTTCGGCGGCGGCCAGGGCCAGAAGACGGACGGCGGCCCCGCCCGGGACGGCAAGGGCACCGGAGGCGAGGCCGGGGACGGGACGACGGGCGACGGGGCCGGGGACGGTCAGAGCGAGGGCTGA
- a CDS encoding LCP family protein: protein MNDQQHPYDPYYPQPQIIGYDEYGQPVYQQPQAQQQAPAQHYDPYAGQQQQAYGYDPYAQQAPAQESGLPPQYDPYGQQGYAYPSYDTGQQWAAQPEPAPAPVQAPAQAAPAAPAAPVAAPAGVPGQRPASERPAPPRQDEDDRAYRTEQFSFIEEPDEDSEDVIDWLKFTESRSERREEARRRGRNRIVALVVVLVLAVAGGAGYLWSAGLLPGSSDPEGKSGNAATGPQQRDTIVVHLHDLKHGTTSTALLVDNATTRQGTTILLPNSVVVADAEGAGTTLGKSVEDDGSSGTREAIGNLLGTKITGTWRLDTPYLENLVESVSGIEIDTDTDVPDTKKGTEPLVRKGEKQTLNGRAAVAYATYRAPGEAEAKQLQRFGGVMYGVLRKFSSDPEAATVTIETLQQILDPSLPEKDLAASLAKLAEHAKIGDYKTALLPVGQDGALTEDASDSVVKDILGGKVTAPEAGEVPRVSLRDGSGKKAAEAARIVLINGGFTFVGGADAEVREKSQVLYGDDAQKSTATEVAKTLGLPASSVEKGKPSGTIAVTVILGQDYKVPGPR from the coding sequence GTGAACGATCAGCAGCACCCGTACGACCCGTACTATCCGCAGCCGCAGATCATCGGCTACGACGAGTACGGGCAGCCGGTGTACCAGCAGCCGCAGGCACAGCAGCAGGCGCCCGCACAGCACTACGACCCGTACGCCGGACAGCAGCAGCAGGCGTACGGCTACGACCCGTACGCCCAGCAGGCGCCCGCCCAGGAGTCGGGCCTGCCCCCGCAGTACGACCCCTACGGGCAGCAGGGCTACGCCTACCCGTCCTACGACACCGGACAGCAGTGGGCCGCCCAGCCCGAGCCCGCCCCCGCGCCCGTCCAGGCGCCCGCCCAGGCGGCGCCGGCGGCCCCCGCAGCCCCCGTCGCGGCCCCGGCCGGAGTCCCCGGCCAGCGCCCCGCGTCCGAGCGGCCCGCCCCGCCGCGGCAGGACGAGGACGACCGCGCCTACCGCACGGAACAGTTCTCGTTCATCGAGGAGCCCGACGAGGACTCCGAGGACGTCATCGACTGGCTCAAGTTCACCGAGAGCCGCTCGGAGCGGCGTGAGGAGGCCAGGCGGCGCGGCCGCAACCGGATCGTCGCGCTCGTCGTCGTCCTCGTGCTCGCCGTCGCCGGCGGCGCCGGCTACCTCTGGTCGGCGGGCCTGCTCCCCGGTTCGTCCGACCCGGAGGGCAAGAGCGGGAACGCCGCGACCGGCCCGCAGCAGCGCGACACGATCGTCGTCCACCTCCACGACCTCAAGCACGGCACCACCTCCACCGCCCTGCTCGTGGACAACGCCACCACCCGCCAGGGCACCACGATCCTCCTCCCCAACTCCGTCGTCGTCGCCGACGCCGAGGGCGCCGGGACCACCCTCGGGAAGTCCGTCGAGGACGACGGCTCCAGCGGCACCCGGGAGGCGATCGGCAACCTGCTCGGGACGAAGATCACCGGCACCTGGCGGCTGGACACCCCCTACCTGGAGAACCTCGTCGAGTCCGTCAGCGGCATCGAGATCGACACCGACACGGACGTCCCCGACACCAAGAAGGGCACCGAGCCGCTGGTCCGGAAGGGCGAGAAGCAGACGCTCAACGGCCGCGCCGCCGTCGCCTACGCCACCTACCGGGCGCCCGGCGAGGCCGAGGCCAAGCAGCTCCAGCGCTTCGGCGGGGTCATGTACGGGGTGCTGCGCAAGTTCTCCAGCGACCCCGAGGCGGCCACGGTCACCATCGAGACCCTCCAGCAGATCCTCGATCCCTCGCTCCCGGAGAAGGACCTCGCCGCCTCCCTGGCCAAGCTCGCCGAGCACGCCAAGATCGGCGACTACAAGACGGCCCTGCTCCCGGTGGGACAGGACGGCGCGCTGACCGAGGACGCGAGCGACAGTGTGGTGAAGGACATCCTGGGCGGCAAGGTCACCGCCCCCGAGGCGGGCGAAGTGCCCCGGGTCTCGTTGCGGGACGGCTCCGGCAAGAAGGCGGCCGAGGCGGCCCGGATCGTCCTGATCAACGGCGGCTTCACCTTCGTGGGCGGCGCCGACGCGGAGGTCCGGGAGAAATCGCAGGTCCTCTACGGCGACGACGCCCAGAAGTCGACGGCCACCGAGGTGGCCAAGACGCTGGGGCTGCCCGCCTCCTCCGTCGAGAAGGGAAAGCCCTCGGGAACGATCGCGGTCACCGTGATCCTGGGCCAGGACTACAAGGTCCCGGGGCCCCGGTAA
- a CDS encoding MFS transporter: MTSTATRPAPSKDRATDNRPGLLLGVVLAAQFMALLDVFIVNVAAPTIRTELSASGGALQLVIAGYTITYAVLLITGARLGDLIGHRRAYLGGLALFTAASLACGLAAGAGQLIVFRLVQGAGSALMIPQVLSLIQRNFTGELRVRALSAYSAVLATGAAAGQVVGGVLVSADLFGTGWRPVFLVNVPLGIALLALGVRVLPRDAHAGSTRARALDLPGLLLLAAAVSLLTVPLVLGQEQDWPLWSWLSLGGSLLLAVVFGAYESRLARRGGTPLIAPRVLRIPGMGRAVLWISVAMGANAGFLFTLTLHLQGGLGHSALRAGLTFGPAAVVFGAVGLTWRRWSARLHRALVPAGFLLAAAALLAVGGLLADGGTGGWGLYPALGAFGAGISLAFSPALTGALATVRPEDAADASGLLATVTQLGQLVGVATFGTLFLGRYAGSGAQDSADALWATALALAAASLLGAVAGLPRRSR, from the coding sequence ATGACCTCGACCGCAACACGTCCCGCACCCAGTAAAGACCGCGCCACCGACAACCGCCCCGGCCTGCTGCTCGGAGTGGTGCTCGCCGCCCAGTTCATGGCGCTCCTCGACGTCTTCATCGTCAACGTCGCCGCCCCCACCATCCGGACCGAACTCTCCGCGTCCGGAGGCGCGCTCCAGCTCGTCATCGCCGGATACACCATCACCTACGCGGTGTTGCTGATCACCGGGGCCCGCCTCGGAGACCTGATCGGCCACCGGCGGGCGTACCTCGGCGGCCTCGCCCTGTTCACCGCCGCCTCGCTCGCCTGCGGACTCGCCGCGGGCGCCGGCCAGTTGATCGTCTTTCGCCTGGTGCAGGGCGCGGGATCGGCCCTGATGATCCCTCAGGTGCTGAGCCTCATCCAGCGCAACTTCACGGGCGAGCTCCGGGTCCGGGCCCTCAGCGCCTACTCCGCGGTCCTGGCCACCGGGGCGGCCGCCGGTCAGGTCGTCGGCGGCGTCCTGGTCAGCGCCGACCTCTTCGGCACCGGCTGGCGGCCGGTCTTCCTGGTCAACGTGCCCCTCGGGATCGCCCTGCTCGCCCTCGGCGTCCGGGTGCTGCCCCGCGACGCCCACGCCGGGTCCACGCGTGCGCGTGCCCTCGACCTGCCGGGCCTGCTCCTGCTCGCCGCCGCCGTGTCCCTGCTGACCGTCCCCCTGGTCCTCGGTCAGGAGCAGGACTGGCCGCTGTGGTCCTGGCTCTCCCTCGGCGGCTCGTTGCTGCTCGCCGTCGTCTTCGGTGCCTACGAGTCCCGGCTCGCCCGGCGCGGCGGCACCCCGCTGATCGCCCCGCGCGTGCTGCGCATCCCCGGGATGGGGCGGGCCGTCCTCTGGATCTCCGTGGCGATGGGCGCCAACGCCGGCTTCCTGTTCACCCTGACCCTGCACCTGCAGGGTGGGCTCGGCCACAGCGCCCTGCGCGCCGGGCTCACCTTCGGGCCCGCCGCCGTCGTCTTCGGGGCCGTCGGCCTGACCTGGCGGCGCTGGTCGGCCCGGCTGCACCGCGCGCTGGTCCCGGCCGGATTCCTGCTCGCGGCCGCGGCGCTCCTCGCCGTCGGAGGGCTGCTCGCGGACGGCGGCACCGGCGGCTGGGGGCTCTACCCGGCCCTGGGCGCGTTCGGCGCGGGGATCTCGCTGGCCTTCAGCCCGGCCCTGACCGGGGCGCTGGCCACCGTACGCCCCGAGGACGCGGCCGACGCCAGCGGGCTGCTCGCCACCGTCACACAGCTCGGGCAGCTCGTGGGCGTCGCCACGTTCGGCACCCTCTTCCTCGGCCGGTACGCGGGTTCCGGAGCTCAGGACTCCGCCGACGCCCTGTGGGCGACCGCCCTCGCCCTGGCCGCCGCCTCCCTCCTGGGCGCCGTCGCGGGACTGCCGCGACGATCGCGCTGA
- the nadD gene encoding nicotinate-nucleotide adenylyltransferase: MGEQEVPTGGRGKRRLGVMGGTFDPIHHGHLVAASEVAALFHLDEVVFVPTGEPWQKSHKAVSAAEDRYLMTVIATASNPQFSVSRIDIDRGGATYTIDTLRDLRSLNSDSDLFFITGADALSQILTWRDAEELFSLAHFIGVTRPGHDLTDDGLPKGGVSLVEIPALAISSTDCRVRVAQGDPVWYLVPDGVVRYIDKRQLYRGE; encoded by the coding sequence ATGGGAGAGCAGGAAGTGCCTACTGGCGGGCGCGGCAAGCGCCGACTCGGCGTGATGGGCGGAACCTTCGACCCGATCCACCACGGACACCTGGTGGCGGCCAGCGAGGTCGCCGCCCTGTTCCATCTGGACGAGGTGGTGTTCGTACCGACCGGGGAGCCGTGGCAGAAGAGCCACAAGGCCGTCTCCGCGGCCGAGGACCGCTATCTGATGACGGTCATCGCCACGGCGTCCAACCCGCAGTTCTCCGTGAGCCGGATCGACATCGACCGCGGCGGTGCGACCTACACCATCGACACCCTGCGGGACCTGCGGTCTCTCAACAGTGACTCGGACCTGTTCTTCATCACCGGGGCCGACGCGCTGTCGCAGATCCTCACCTGGCGCGACGCCGAAGAGCTCTTCTCGCTCGCCCACTTCATCGGCGTCACCCGACCGGGCCACGACCTCACCGACGACGGACTGCCCAAGGGCGGGGTCTCGCTCGTCGAGATCCCCGCGCTCGCCATCTCCTCCACCGACTGCCGGGTGAGGGTCGCGCAGGGCGATCCCGTCTGGTACCTGGTCCCGGACGGCGTGGTGCGCTACATCGACAAGCGCCAGCTGTACCGCGGCGAGTGA